Sequence from the Candidatus Saccharibacteria bacterium oral taxon 488 genome:
TAATGGACAGGCTGTATCATGAAAATCCTACGCAAGAAAACCTGAGAAGGCGAATAGCATGGTTCGTTGAAAGTGTAACACCAGAAGATGTCGGCGCTGATGTCGATGAGAGGACGAAGCGGCTGAAGAGGGATATAGCCACGCTAAGCTATTTGAGCATCAATGATTTTATGATGACGCGCAGTGATACGAGAGCGAAGAGAAAAGCAGAATATCTAAAGAGCAAACAGGGGGCATCCTCCGGAAATAAGAACAGTAATCTGCTACTGCGTAAGCATAATAAGGGTATTAGAAAGGCTCAGAAAATAAGAACCGTTTAAGCCTGTAGTTGTCTTAATTCTCCTACTATATCGTTGTGTGTGTCATCATATATTGTTAGAGAGAAGGGTGCTAACTTAATTTCATGACCAGAGTCACTGCTGTCATCTTCTGGAAATATTGCGACTCCCTCATAGTGTATGGTTTGCTCAAGTCGCATTGAACTAGTAACTTCGAGGGCTACATCGCCTAGTCGAGTTTTAACACGGGTAGGCAAGTCATGTTCGTTGTGCTCTATCACGCGGAGCACCTCCTGTACGTACCTAGAAGCTTTTCTACCGTCTGGAGTTGTTGTTTTTTCTAAACACATCTTGTGAATTCTAACATAATATATCTATAAAGTCAACAGCATGCCCTTACATATCTTATAAGATCAAGTCTTGTCGACATTGGGGTTAAATAGATAAGACTTTTATCGTTTCCGAGCGGTAGCACTTGCCTGGTTTTGGGCATTGATGACGACATCTGCAAGTGATTTGAGCTGATTAAGATGTAACCATAAGAGGTTTGGTGGAAATGAATATTCTACCATTCCGTCTGGATTCCGTATCAATACAGGTCTTATGTCATGCGGAGTTCTTTCTTCTAGGTCTGCGAGAAACGTTATAGTATCGGGGTTGCCACTGTCTATTTTGTCCTTAAAATATTCCAATACAGCCCAATAAGGAGCAACTAATTCATCTGCATCTTTTCTGCCACATTCAGATAATACTTGATAACGTTGTTGAGTTGCTTCTATTGCGCACATGAGCCAGCCCGCGGCAAGTTGGTGTTGTCTTTTTGTTACCTCTGGTGTTTCATATATTTGGTGTGCTTCAGTTGTAGCAACATACTTCATGAGTTTTATCATATCAATTTTTATATAAAATGTCAAATATTCTTGTAGGTGTTTAAATTCTTTGTAATCAAAGCCAATCCCGATACGCTGTATTAGGGCGGCATCGTGATATTAGCCACTGTGACGAAGGAGCAATATAGAGCCTTTGGATTTTATGGGGGTGCTGGTTCTATCTTCTAGCACTCGCCCTTGACGAGTGCTAATTTAGTGCGGTACAATGGGTGTATTGTTAACGAAATGGAGGATGATATGGATACACCTATCAAGCCTCTCGGCGACCGCGTGGTAGCGGTGCGCGAGGAGGCGAAGACGCAGACGGCCAGCGGATTATATTTGCCGGATAGTTCAAAAGAAAAGCCGGTGGTGGCTGAGGTTAAAGCAGTTGGCGGCGACGTCA
This genomic interval carries:
- a CDS encoding co-chaperone GroES; translated protein: MDTPIKPLGDRVVAVREEAKTQTASGLYLPDSSKEKPVVAEVKAVGGDVKNVKVGDKIVYKEYSTTDLKIDGTEYLIVREEDILATVV